From one Novosphingobium sp. genomic stretch:
- a CDS encoding MarR family winged helix-turn-helix transcriptional regulator, with amino-acid sequence MADTPVTTPTDPDEFRMEQWPFYWLTRFTGHYLQRIELTLKAIGLDVPRWRVLMSLRNRDVLSVSEIADHAIVKLPTMTKIIQRMQVDGLVVSQQSATDGRVTEVRLTQAGREAGEQAWKAANRIYRRAFENVEAGEIDMLNALLQRLSYNLSD; translated from the coding sequence ATGGCCGACACGCCGGTGACCACCCCGACCGATCCCGACGAGTTCCGCATGGAGCAATGGCCGTTCTATTGGCTGACCCGCTTCACAGGCCATTATCTGCAGCGCATCGAACTTACCCTGAAGGCGATCGGCCTCGACGTGCCGCGCTGGCGGGTGCTGATGTCCTTGCGCAACCGCGATGTGCTCAGCGTCAGCGAGATTGCCGATCATGCCATCGTCAAGCTGCCCACGATGACCAAGATCATCCAGCGCATGCAGGTCGATGGGCTCGTCGTCTCGCAGCAGAGCGCCACCGATGGCCGCGTCACCGAAGTGCGCCTGACTCAAGCCGGGCGCGAAGCCGGCGAGCAGGCCTGGAAAGCGGCCAATCGCATCTATCGCCGCGCCTTCGAGAATGTCGAGGCGGGCGAGATCGATATGCTCAATGCCCTGTTGCAACGCCTGTCCTATAATCTGTCGGATTGA
- a CDS encoding acyl-CoA dehydrogenase family protein, translating into MIAAAAQDATAPAQAPEALAIHDDFIARLKARRAEFAALGQLPADVVEDLRKLGVYRALVARRYGGDECSPMAFLEMVERLSQADGSVGWVASFGVSCMYLASLPEATLRQLYANGPDVIFAGALFPPQEAQRVAGGIQVSGRWKFGSGSTGADLIGVGVKLADADDGGLPRMAVMPAHKVTIEPNWDVIGLQGTGSHDLLVENVIVPEEWTFVRGGTPTIDSPLYRYPSMAFAAQVLAIVGLGVARAALDTITQMAGGRASITGAPTLADRAYVQSEIAKSEAALRSARAFFYEVTQDAWATLEAGETLSVKQTGLLRLASTHAARAGADVTQKAFTLSGTTGIYRDHALAGQLQDALVVAQHAFLSEGTWQNAGKVLLGLQNAPGFP; encoded by the coding sequence ATGATCGCGGCTGCTGCACAGGATGCCACCGCCCCGGCCCAAGCCCCGGAGGCCTTGGCCATCCATGATGATTTCATCGCGCGCCTGAAAGCCCGCCGCGCCGAATTTGCCGCGCTGGGCCAGCTGCCTGCCGACGTGGTGGAGGATTTGCGCAAGCTGGGTGTCTATCGCGCGCTGGTGGCGCGGCGCTATGGCGGCGATGAATGCTCGCCGATGGCCTTTCTCGAGATGGTCGAGCGCCTGTCGCAGGCCGATGGTTCGGTGGGCTGGGTGGCCAGCTTCGGCGTGTCCTGCATGTATCTGGCCTCGCTGCCCGAGGCGACCTTGCGGCAGCTTTATGCGAACGGCCCCGATGTGATTTTTGCCGGAGCATTGTTTCCTCCGCAGGAGGCACAGCGCGTCGCGGGCGGCATTCAGGTTTCCGGCCGCTGGAAATTCGGCAGCGGCTCGACCGGGGCCGATCTGATCGGCGTGGGGGTCAAGCTTGCCGATGCCGATGACGGCGGCCTGCCGCGCATGGCGGTGATGCCCGCGCACAAGGTCACCATAGAGCCCAATTGGGACGTGATCGGCCTGCAGGGCACGGGCAGCCACGATCTGCTCGTCGAGAATGTGATCGTGCCCGAGGAATGGACCTTCGTGCGCGGTGGCACGCCGACCATTGACAGCCCGCTCTATCGTTATCCTTCCATGGCCTTTGCCGCGCAGGTGCTGGCGATTGTCGGTCTGGGCGTGGCGCGTGCTGCTCTGGATACGATCACGCAGATGGCCGGTGGCCGCGCCTCGATCACCGGCGCCCCCACGCTGGCCGACCGCGCCTATGTGCAGAGCGAAATCGCCAAATCCGAAGCCGCGCTGCGCTCGGCCCGTGCCTTCTTCTATGAGGTGACGCAGGATGCCTGGGCCACGCTGGAAGCGGGGGAGACGCTGAGCGTCAAGCAGACCGGCCTGTTGCGTCTGGCCTCCACCCATGCCGCGCGCGCGGGCGCCGATGTTACCCAGAAGGCCTTCACCCTCTCGGGTACCACCGGCATCTATCGCGACCATGCTTTGGCGGGACAGTTGCAGGATGCGCTGGTCGTCGCCCAGCACGCCTTCCTGTCGGAAGGCACCTGGCAGAATGCGGGCAAGGTGTTGCTTGGCCTGCAGAATGCTCCCGGTTTTCCCTGA
- a CDS encoding amidase family protein has protein sequence MLNLTSSMFVETYPTEGAMPTVAIKDCIDIAGRVTACGSRALADSQPAPRHAAVVQALADVGWRIAAKASMHELAYGMTGINGWTGTVPNPLYPGRIAGGSSSGSAAAVAAGLVDVALGSDTGGSVRLPAACCGVIGLKPTYGRLSRDGVHPAHSSQDCVGVFARSLDLLDRAMALMDPIYGQAEAGPMRIGTVIAEADEEIAQAVAGAVTASPHSVRPFYLPLMQEAFEAGVILMAAEAHEAYAHLLSSGLLGADVEARLRAAPAVATPDKVAWAQGIRRDVTLAIDAALTACDILALPTLPAFPPMLDDLGDPAAVLRLSALVRPFNLSGHPALSLPLATPSGRPAALQLVAAKGQDARLSAAARHIPFIDITTRTNA, from the coding sequence ATGCTCAACCTCACTTCCTCCATGTTCGTCGAAACCTATCCGACCGAAGGCGCCATGCCGACAGTCGCGATCAAGGACTGCATCGACATCGCCGGACGCGTCACCGCCTGCGGATCGCGCGCTCTGGCTGACAGTCAGCCGGCGCCGCGTCATGCCGCCGTGGTTCAGGCGCTGGCCGATGTCGGTTGGCGCATCGCCGCCAAGGCATCCATGCATGAGCTGGCCTATGGCATGACCGGCATCAACGGCTGGACCGGAACCGTGCCCAATCCGCTCTATCCGGGCAGAATTGCGGGGGGATCCTCCAGCGGATCGGCGGCGGCGGTCGCGGCCGGGCTGGTCGATGTGGCGCTGGGCTCGGATACGGGCGGATCGGTGCGTCTGCCTGCGGCCTGCTGCGGGGTGATCGGCCTCAAGCCCACCTATGGGCGGCTTAGCCGCGACGGCGTGCATCCGGCGCATTCCTCGCAGGATTGCGTCGGCGTCTTTGCGCGCTCGCTCGATCTGCTGGACAGGGCCATGGCGCTGATGGACCCGATTTATGGTCAGGCCGAGGCTGGGCCGATGCGGATCGGCACGGTGATTGCCGAGGCCGATGAAGAGATCGCTCAGGCTGTGGCCGGGGCCGTCACAGCATCGCCGCACAGCGTAAGGCCATTTTACCTGCCGCTGATGCAGGAGGCTTTCGAGGCCGGGGTCATCCTGATGGCTGCCGAGGCGCATGAGGCCTATGCCCATCTGCTCTCCTCCGGCTTGCTGGGGGCCGATGTGGAGGCACGGCTGCGCGCCGCGCCCGCCGTGGCCACGCCGGACAAGGTCGCCTGGGCCCAAGGCATCCGCCGCGATGTTACGCTGGCGATCGATGCGGCGCTGACGGCTTGCGACATTCTGGCGCTGCCCACGCTGCCGGCCTTTCCCCCGATGCTCGACGATCTGGGCGATCCGGCAGCGGTTCTGCGTCTTTCGGCGCTGGTGCGTCCCTTCAACCTCTCCGGCCATCCGGCGCTTTCGCTGCCGCTGGCCACGCCGTCGGGGCGTCCGGCTGCGCTGCAACTGGTCGCCGCCAAGGGGCAGGACGCGCGGTTGAGCGCGGCAGCCCGACACATCCCCTTTATCGATATCACGACAAGGACAAACGCATGA
- a CDS encoding glycoside hydrolase family 3 N-terminal domain-containing protein: MRFSSPRPLCRTSRLLGCVAAAPVALALLSGSALAQAPTTESATDTRAAALVARMTSAEKIEMIRGVQEGPVTDQGEAGYLGGIARLGIPALRMADGPPGVLTREPSIAPPATMALAATFSRADAQANGQVIAKEAQRLGVDVVLEPFINILRDTAVGRGWNTFGEDPFLSGKMGAAQVEGIQNEGVMAQAKHFVGYDNTGYNMVADDQTLHEVYLAPFQDVVDAGVSSIMCAYNKVGGQFACGNHKLLTDQLRGEMGFKGYVTSDWGGAHKPQDVTAGLDMEMPGLMPKGSPWLTITRSYFDGDKAPIAPLTMDMSVLGYVFSRAMPEDSTPATAAGGSARAAAMHGQFPDDPAPINMATALSRGLVSQKAVDQAAYRVLHEMNRFGYLDGKTHQPTHLAPAPESEAIIVKTARDAAVLLKNEGGILPLTPSDMDGLALVGPGANQVVALGINAEHSLGIVATQRGTVDVLKERHPGKEIAFAVANDMTGTPIPASAWGEGLTRYRDGTPVGRDAALDFTATSGKALPADSTLSWKGELTVPAAGTYGLYLQVLGSNAELIVDGKPLSHTASMTGARHGDTVQAGQDNLLPTTDGLDNVRRDVALSAGRHSIELRTFSDTSHAPVQVRLAWMTPEQKAANVHQAVEKAASAKKAVVFVWVRQSPVFGIPGDQNALVEAIAARNPNTIVVLNTSLPVAMPWLSKVKAVVNMWWPGDKGGEATADILEGRASPAGRLPFTWGEALADYPTHDPAHPERSKPAADGAVVYSEGIDVGYRGFERKGVKPLYPFGYGLSYSHFDYAGLKVSPAGDGGLDASFTVTNSGKVASDEVAQVYLGAPQSSPAPVAVKALAGFDRITLAPGESRMVTVHVPARSLQYWNSSTHAWTFVPGERSVLVGGSSQDIRLSAKVSKR, translated from the coding sequence ATGCGCTTTTCCAGTCCTCGCCCTTTATGCCGGACCTCGCGACTGCTCGGCTGTGTCGCTGCCGCGCCGGTGGCACTGGCACTGCTGTCGGGCTCGGCTCTGGCACAGGCTCCCACCACTGAGAGCGCGACCGACACCCGCGCTGCGGCGTTGGTGGCACGCATGACCTCAGCGGAAAAGATCGAGATGATCCGGGGCGTGCAGGAAGGTCCCGTCACCGATCAGGGCGAGGCGGGCTATCTGGGCGGTATTGCGCGCCTTGGCATTCCCGCGCTGCGCATGGCCGATGGCCCTCCCGGCGTGCTGACGCGTGAGCCTTCCATTGCTCCGCCCGCCACCATGGCGCTGGCCGCCACCTTCAGCCGCGCCGATGCGCAGGCCAACGGGCAGGTCATCGCGAAAGAGGCGCAGCGGCTGGGCGTGGATGTGGTGCTTGAGCCCTTCATCAACATTCTGCGCGACACGGCGGTGGGGCGCGGCTGGAACACCTTTGGCGAGGATCCTTTCCTCTCGGGCAAAATGGGCGCCGCGCAGGTTGAAGGCATTCAGAACGAAGGCGTGATGGCGCAGGCCAAGCATTTCGTCGGCTATGACAACACCGGCTACAATATGGTGGCCGACGATCAGACGCTGCATGAAGTCTATCTGGCGCCGTTTCAGGATGTGGTCGATGCCGGCGTGTCCTCGATCATGTGCGCCTACAACAAGGTGGGTGGTCAGTTCGCCTGCGGCAATCACAAGCTGCTGACCGACCAGTTGCGCGGCGAGATGGGCTTCAAGGGTTATGTCACCTCCGACTGGGGCGGCGCGCACAAACCGCAGGATGTGACGGCGGGACTGGACATGGAGATGCCCGGCCTGATGCCCAAGGGCAGCCCGTGGCTGACCATCACCCGCTCTTATTTCGATGGCGATAAGGCTCCCATCGCACCGCTGACCATGGATATGTCGGTACTGGGCTATGTCTTCAGCCGGGCGATGCCCGAGGACAGCACACCGGCAACGGCGGCGGGCGGCAGCGCGCGCGCGGCGGCCATGCATGGTCAGTTTCCTGACGATCCCGCGCCGATCAACATGGCTACGGCCCTGTCGCGCGGGCTGGTGAGCCAGAAGGCGGTCGATCAGGCGGCCTATCGCGTGCTGCATGAAATGAACCGCTTCGGCTATCTGGACGGCAAGACCCACCAGCCGACCCATCTGGCCCCCGCGCCCGAAAGCGAGGCCATCATCGTCAAAACGGCGCGTGATGCGGCGGTTCTGCTCAAGAATGAGGGCGGTATCCTGCCCTTGACCCCGTCGGATATGGATGGACTGGCGCTGGTGGGGCCGGGCGCCAATCAGGTGGTGGCGCTGGGCATCAATGCCGAGCATTCGCTGGGCATCGTTGCGACCCAGCGCGGCACTGTGGATGTGCTGAAGGAGCGTCATCCCGGCAAGGAGATCGCCTTTGCCGTGGCCAATGACATGACCGGCACGCCGATCCCGGCCTCGGCCTGGGGTGAGGGGCTGACGCGCTATCGGGATGGCACGCCGGTGGGCCGCGATGCTGCGCTGGATTTCACCGCGACATCGGGCAAGGCGCTGCCGGCCGATAGCACGCTGAGCTGGAAGGGCGAGCTGACCGTGCCCGCTGCCGGCACCTATGGGCTTTACCTGCAGGTGCTGGGGTCGAATGCCGAGTTGATCGTCGATGGCAAGCCGCTGTCGCACACCGCCTCGATGACCGGCGCGCGCCATGGCGATACGGTGCAGGCGGGGCAGGACAATCTGCTGCCCACCACCGACGGGCTGGACAATGTGCGCCGCGATGTGGCGCTGAGCGCGGGCCGGCACAGCATCGAGCTGCGCACCTTCAGCGACACCTCGCATGCTCCGGTGCAGGTTCGTCTGGCCTGGATGACGCCCGAGCAGAAGGCCGCCAATGTCCATCAGGCTGTCGAGAAGGCGGCCTCGGCAAAGAAGGCCGTGGTCTTCGTCTGGGTGCGCCAGAGCCCGGTCTTCGGCATTCCGGGCGACCAGAATGCGCTGGTCGAGGCGATTGCCGCGCGCAATCCCAACACCATTGTCGTGCTCAACACCAGCCTGCCGGTGGCCATGCCGTGGCTCTCTAAGGTGAAGGCTGTGGTCAACATGTGGTGGCCGGGCGACAAGGGCGGGGAGGCGACTGCCGATATTCTGGAAGGGCGCGCCAGCCCCGCCGGGCGCCTGCCCTTCACCTGGGGAGAGGCCCTGGCCGATTATCCCACCCATGACCCCGCACATCCCGAGCGCAGCAAGCCTGCCGCCGATGGCGCGGTGGTCTATTCCGAAGGCATCGATGTTGGCTATCGCGGCTTTGAGCGCAAGGGCGTCAAGCCGCTCTATCCCTTCGGCTATGGGCTGAGCTACAGCCATTTCGACTATGCCGGGCTGAAGGTATCGCCTGCCGGGGACGGGGGGCTGGATGCTTCCTTCACCGTCACCAACAGCGGCAAGGTGGCTTCCGATGAAGTGGCGCAGGTCTATCTGGGGGCGCCTCAGTCCTCGCCCGCGCCAGTCGCGGTCAAGGCGCTGGCAGGCTTTGACCGTATCACGCTGGCCCCAGGTGAGAGCCGGATGGTGACGGTGCATGTCCCGGCCCGCAGCCTGCAATATTGGAACAGCAGCACGCATGCATGGACATTTGTGCCGGGCGAAAGGAGCGTTCTGGTGGGCGGCTCGTCTCAGGATATCCGGTTAAGCGCCAAGGTTTCCAAGCGGTGA
- a CDS encoding sugar phosphate isomerase/epimerase has protein sequence MFTVLALLEKDFAGTLRQLAALGYREVETIGSFGRPPAELRALFEGCGLISPSQHIAPDDVYASFAAWTRREITTDQNRANYLAAFTQERTLSIVEDAIVKAHALGQRYVVWPILFKEQMASRPMLDGWLKLFNTAGDMCAKAGLVFAYHNHAREFAKLGNDLIYDLILANTNPRTVQLELDFYWITQAHGDPFAYLERNKGRYFGCHVKDMSATGDFATVGQGTLPLPRLLSAARAAGVKHFYVEYDRSDDPMGAITDSIAYLKRQG, from the coding sequence TTGTTCACCGTCCTGGCTCTCCTGGAAAAGGATTTCGCTGGAACGCTGCGCCAATTGGCCGCTCTGGGCTATCGCGAGGTCGAGACCATCGGCAGCTTCGGCCGTCCGCCCGCCGAATTGCGTGCGCTCTTTGAGGGCTGCGGTCTGATTTCCCCATCACAGCATATCGCGCCCGACGATGTCTATGCTTCCTTCGCAGCCTGGACCCGGCGCGAGATCACCACGGACCAAAACCGCGCCAACTATCTGGCCGCCTTCACGCAGGAGCGCACGCTTTCCATTGTGGAAGACGCTATCGTCAAGGCCCATGCGCTTGGCCAGCGCTATGTCGTCTGGCCGATCCTGTTCAAAGAGCAGATGGCCAGCCGCCCGATGCTCGACGGCTGGCTGAAGCTGTTCAACACGGCAGGCGACATGTGCGCGAAGGCGGGTCTGGTCTTTGCCTATCACAACCATGCGCGTGAATTTGCGAAGCTGGGCAACGATCTGATTTACGATCTGATCCTGGCCAACACCAATCCGCGCACCGTGCAGCTGGAGCTGGATTTCTACTGGATCACACAGGCCCATGGCGACCCGTTCGCCTATCTGGAGCGTAACAAGGGCCGGTATTTTGGCTGCCATGTGAAGGACATGTCGGCCACTGGCGATTTCGCCACCGTCGGGCAGGGGACCTTGCCCTTGCCGCGTCTGCTCTCTGCGGCGCGTGCTGCCGGCGTGAAGCATTTTTATGTCGAATATGATCGCTCTGACGATCCGATGGGCGCCATCACCGACAGCATTGCCTACCTGAAACGCCAGGGCTGA
- a CDS encoding metallophosphoesterase — MTFLRTLLAATALACTASAAIAKDATFSIAVIPDTQNYIDYTHQTAQGFKFDARVMFLDQLRYIASRLKSAGGDVAFVDSLGDTWQHQSLKIDPAHEARGFKRVPNPMMDQGFAPTPNVRAIEMPTAREGFSMIAGKTPFSVVPGNHDYDAMWTDANHPPAAKFTDMSSLGMLHSGGLDNFRSVFGAETPFFKGQPWYVASHDGGADSAQIFEAGGYRFLHIGLQFDAPNASLAWAAQVIKDHPGLPTIISTHDYLDNNGDRLPNPMIDNHAVDDDDNTPQMVWDKLISQNDQIFMVLCGHEHGQSRRIDNNHFGHPVVQILADYQDRRQTAIDAGVQLHQGEGIGDGWLRFLTFDMGGKVPTVHARTYSTHYKRQSVDTPDYAAWYKAVEKPKMSDAEFHGQDDFTIDLPDFRQRFGAGKLAK; from the coding sequence ATGACGTTTCTTCGCACGCTACTGGCGGCCACAGCGCTTGCCTGCACCGCTTCGGCGGCCATCGCCAAGGATGCGACATTCAGCATCGCGGTCATCCCCGACACGCAGAATTACATCGACTACACGCATCAGACGGCGCAGGGCTTCAAGTTCGACGCCCGCGTGATGTTCCTTGATCAGTTGCGCTACATCGCCAGCCGCCTGAAAAGTGCGGGCGGCGATGTGGCCTTCGTGGATTCGCTGGGTGACACCTGGCAGCATCAGAGCCTGAAGATCGATCCGGCGCATGAGGCGCGCGGTTTCAAGCGCGTGCCCAATCCGATGATGGACCAGGGCTTTGCCCCCACGCCCAATGTGCGCGCCATCGAAATGCCCACCGCGCGCGAGGGCTTCTCGATGATCGCGGGCAAGACGCCCTTCTCGGTCGTGCCGGGCAACCATGACTATGACGCCATGTGGACCGATGCCAACCATCCCCCGGCGGCAAAGTTCACCGACATGTCGAGCCTGGGCATGCTGCATTCGGGCGGGCTCGACAACTTCCGCAGCGTTTTCGGCGCTGAAACGCCCTTCTTCAAGGGGCAGCCCTGGTACGTCGCCAGCCATGACGGCGGCGCCGACAGTGCGCAGATCTTCGAGGCGGGCGGCTATCGCTTCCTACATATCGGCCTGCAGTTCGATGCGCCCAACGCTTCGCTGGCCTGGGCCGCGCAGGTGATCAAGGATCATCCCGGCCTGCCGACGATCATTTCGACCCATGATTATCTCGACAACAATGGCGACCGCTTGCCCAATCCGATGATCGACAACCATGCTGTCGACGATGACGACAACACGCCGCAGATGGTGTGGGACAAGCTGATCAGCCAGAACGACCAGATCTTCATGGTGCTGTGCGGCCATGAACACGGTCAGTCGCGCCGCATCGACAACAACCATTTCGGCCATCCGGTGGTCCAGATCCTGGCCGACTATCAGGACCGCCGCCAGACCGCCATCGACGCTGGCGTTCAGCTCCATCAGGGCGAGGGGATCGGCGATGGCTGGCTGCGGTTCCTCACCTTCGATATGGGCGGCAAGGTGCCCACCGTCCATGCGCGGACCTATTCCACCCATTACAAGCGCCAGAGCGTCGATACGCCCGACTATGCCGCGTGGTACAAGGCGGTCGAAAAGCCGAAGATGTCCGATGCCGAATTCCACGGGCAAGACGATTTCACCATCGACCTGCCCGACTTCCGCCAGCGCTTCGGCGCGGGCAAATTGGCCAAGTAA
- a CDS encoding helix-turn-helix domain-containing protein, which yields MPDVSQQTSHEQERGRGRPRDPRKDAAIRDAAWDVLADRGYEGLTFEAVAELAGCSRTTLYRRFASKSALIATMLYETSREVEPHLPEGTPPKAVLLGHVDAFITYVSGKRGRGIVSLTEAISRSPELREITQMHKRQEREHYYTAFRALAPDVSEDHMAFVFDTLVGMVLHHTATDVRDLPSDKREALVDSAIFLLRWTAQV from the coding sequence GTGCCGGACGTTTCGCAACAGACTTCGCATGAACAGGAAAGAGGGCGGGGGCGCCCGCGTGACCCTCGCAAGGATGCTGCGATCCGCGATGCCGCCTGGGATGTGTTGGCCGACAGGGGCTATGAAGGCTTGACCTTCGAGGCTGTGGCGGAATTGGCCGGATGCAGCCGTACCACGCTATATCGGCGCTTTGCCTCGAAATCGGCCCTGATCGCGACCATGCTTTATGAGACCTCGCGCGAGGTCGAGCCGCACCTGCCGGAAGGTACGCCGCCCAAGGCGGTTCTCCTGGGCCATGTTGATGCCTTCATCACCTATGTTTCGGGCAAGCGCGGGCGGGGTATTGTCAGCCTGACCGAAGCGATTTCACGCTCGCCCGAATTGCGCGAGATCACCCAGATGCACAAGCGACAGGAACGCGAGCATTATTACACCGCCTTCCGCGCTCTGGCCCCTGATGTGAGTGAGGATCATATGGCCTTCGTGTTCGATACGCTGGTTGGTATGGTGCTGCACCACACTGCAACAGATGTGCGTGACCTTCCTTCGGACAAGCGCGAGGCCCTTGTCGACAGTGCAATCTTCCTACTGCGATGGACTGCCCAAGTCTAA
- a CDS encoding TonB-dependent receptor, translating into MQKTLAAAAMAGASLLVMGQAHAQSAPAADAPAASGVSDIVVTAQKRESTAQKTAVAMTVFDAKALTRNNVATLQDMTKLAPSVSLGQNSAAVVVGIRGVSSRDTNEIADPAIAISIDGFSIQRPTGLSDAVFDLERVEVLRGPQGTLYGRSATGGAINFITAKPKDHFEASASVGYGNYNALTTQGMINVPVSDTLAVRASFATTRHDGYRTAEGLGQNGDDADSSAARLSVLWKPIDRLKIQLTGQISKMSGVGPTVEGFAFTTVDRSYRPNLQINGTPHSNPAQYISNTIKSVQADVEYDLGFATAMYIGGYRDMNYHQLRDLDGTTNASNYYQPNENPRDQQHEVRLVSNGTGRFKWQMGANYFNEDNKLLTYYQTYATSSTPTNRYIFDYSVNARSEGVFGQASYELIDGLTAEAGIRYSHDTKSRSGYQNLGAGNVPQDGYVASSKVTYHTALNWQATPRNLVYVKYDTGYKPGGFTTIFGTGVFDYAPETISAVEAGTKNRFLDNKLQLNVSAFHYNYSNQQVSVVNPSGSSAGAGTSYVINAGRSEIYGLEVEGVLALTPRDSLDLSTSYLHGRFKDLCTVHSTTGACTTNFAGNRAVQAPTWMINAGIQHDFSFLQGKLTPRMQTHYESYSYLGIENYGYQRNDGYFRSDAMLTYEAPGAKWNLQAYVRNLENAVVITTANASFGAYNYALAAPRTYGIKLTYNW; encoded by the coding sequence ATGCAGAAAACTCTTGCCGCCGCCGCCATGGCCGGTGCCAGCCTGCTGGTGATGGGTCAGGCCCACGCCCAGAGCGCGCCTGCCGCCGATGCGCCCGCCGCCTCGGGCGTGAGCGACATCGTGGTGACCGCGCAGAAGCGCGAAAGCACCGCGCAGAAGACCGCTGTGGCCATGACCGTCTTCGATGCCAAGGCGCTGACCCGCAACAATGTCGCCACGCTGCAGGACATGACCAAGCTGGCGCCCTCGGTCAGCCTGGGCCAGAACTCGGCCGCTGTCGTCGTGGGCATCCGTGGCGTGTCCAGCCGTGACACCAATGAAATCGCCGATCCCGCCATTGCCATCAGCATCGACGGCTTTTCGATCCAGCGCCCCACCGGCCTGTCGGACGCGGTCTTCGATCTGGAGCGCGTCGAAGTGCTGCGCGGACCGCAGGGGACGCTTTACGGCCGCAGCGCCACAGGCGGCGCGATCAACTTCATCACGGCCAAGCCCAAGGACCATTTCGAGGCCAGCGCCTCGGTGGGCTATGGCAATTACAATGCGCTCACCACGCAGGGCATGATCAACGTTCCGGTCAGCGACACGCTGGCAGTGCGCGCCTCCTTCGCCACCACCAGGCATGACGGCTATCGCACGGCCGAGGGCCTTGGCCAGAACGGCGACGATGCCGATTCCAGCGCGGCCCGTCTGAGCGTGCTTTGGAAGCCGATCGACCGCCTCAAGATCCAGCTTACCGGCCAGATTTCGAAGATGTCGGGCGTAGGTCCCACGGTCGAGGGTTTTGCCTTCACCACGGTGGACAGGAGCTATCGCCCCAATCTGCAGATCAACGGCACGCCGCACAGCAATCCCGCGCAGTATATCAGCAACACCATCAAGTCGGTGCAGGCTGATGTGGAATATGATCTGGGCTTTGCCACCGCCATGTACATCGGCGGCTATCGCGACATGAACTATCATCAGTTGCGCGATCTGGACGGCACCACCAACGCCAGCAACTATTATCAGCCCAACGAGAACCCGCGCGATCAGCAGCATGAGGTCCGCCTCGTCTCCAATGGCACGGGCCGCTTCAAATGGCAGATGGGCGCCAATTACTTCAACGAAGACAACAAGCTGCTCACCTATTATCAGACTTACGCCACCTCCAGCACGCCGACCAACCGCTACATCTTCGATTACAGCGTGAATGCGCGGTCCGAAGGCGTGTTCGGCCAGGCGTCCTATGAGCTGATCGACGGGCTGACGGCGGAAGCGGGTATCCGCTATTCCCACGATACCAAGAGCCGCAGCGGCTATCAGAACCTGGGCGCGGGCAATGTGCCGCAGGATGGTTACGTCGCCAGCAGCAAGGTGACCTATCACACCGCGCTCAACTGGCAGGCGACGCCGCGCAATCTGGTCTATGTGAAGTATGACACCGGCTACAAGCCCGGCGGCTTCACCACCATCTTCGGCACCGGCGTGTTCGACTATGCGCCCGAAACGATCAGCGCGGTCGAGGCGGGCACCAAGAACCGTTTCCTCGACAACAAGCTGCAGCTCAACGTCTCGGCCTTCCACTACAACTACAGCAACCAGCAGGTCTCGGTGGTCAATCCCTCGGGTTCCTCGGCGGGCGCGGGCACCAGCTATGTGATCAATGCCGGTCGCTCGGAGATCTATGGTCTGGAAGTGGAAGGCGTGCTGGCGCTGACCCCGCGTGACAGCCTCGACCTGTCGACCAGCTATCTGCATGGCCGTTTCAAGGATCTGTGCACCGTGCATTCAACCACGGGGGCCTGCACCACCAATTTCGCGGGCAACCGTGCGGTGCAGGCGCCGACCTGGATGATCAATGCGGGTATCCAGCATGACTTCAGCTTCCTGCAAGGCAAGCTGACGCCGCGCATGCAGACCCACTATGAAAGCTATTCCTATCTCGGCATCGAGAACTACGGCTATCAGCGCAACGACGGCTATTTTCGCAGCGATGCCATGCTGACCTATGAGGCGCCGGGCGCCAAGTGGAACCTGCAGGCCTATGTGCGCAATCTGGAAAATGCCGTGGTCATCACCACCGCCAATGCCAGCTTCGGCGCCTATAATTATGCTCTGGCCGCGCCGCGCACCTACGGCATCAAGCTGACCTACAACTGGTAA